atattaaaagcatgttttttaatggatttttttttttggctcaacctattttaaaattaaatctgtTCGGGTCGCGGAACGGGTCGAACAGCCTATTTTGACGTCTTTGTTTTTGGTATGGAACTTATATCctgtatgaaaaaaaattataaaataatagaattcttctatttaattttttaaataaagtaataataaatttaaattaatttattctttttattattcctattatttttaaactaaatataaaCATTTATTTTACACTCATAAACTTAATCGgatgataaatatatttgagTAAATATGAGAGATTTTATATTCTATTCTCACAATTTCTaatctcattttaaaaaaatatttattttataaataataattatttttatcatattaaaaatattttttaaacatcattattaatatttttataatatttaatatctaaactttacataatttttttaccattaaaaagtttaaattaagaTGGAAAaccttttataaaaaattaaaaataatataaataaatttttaataattaatacttaacattaaattaaattttaaaaataaagttattaagTAACAAGACATAATAAATTTGaggttaaaataaacaaaaacaaTTAAGGAATAcaaggaaaggaaaggaaaatggAGTTCTCGAGGCTGTAATTTTGATACAAAtaatcttaatttaaattatttcttgcaaaatctttataattttaataaattttaccgtaaattcaaaatcaattctcatgagaattcaaaaaaattgaaattttatatttttaccaaacacaaaaattaaaaaaaataatttatttaaattattttaaaatttatcatttcaaataaaatttaatgatttatttttctgGGAAAAAattctttgtttttttaaactattaaatagaaataaaaggcaaattttttcatcatttttcgattttaattaattttttaaattttattaattttagcttaattagttaattatagcCTACAGTCAAAATTACAATTGAGATTATCGGTTGACATTTTATAttatcttattattttaattatagaattaattaattttggtaTAAATAACTCAAACTTAGTatttaatacaataaaattaaaatttgttttcttggaataataaaaataatcctTTGCGTATCTTTTCTTTAAAACGTGggtatataatttatttgtaaatttttaattttaaaaattttaattattttaatttaatttgattttgataaaaaaaattataaaataaaattaagctgattaataataatagtatattatttttaaaaataaaaagaaattaaattataataaaaattaaaatattttaattaaattttaaaatattaaaaataaaaaataaaaaatttaatcgattcaatttaatttaatttttatttaaatttatttaatttaatttttataaataataaaatattaatttttaatttatttaattaaataataaaatatttaattcaataaataataaaatagtggATGATGGATGTTAACTCCTACACAGAGAGCAAAAGTTACCAAGCCAGGCCGTAGGAGTTCATCAGTTTCTATATGTCGTGTGGAGAGCAACGGTAGACGATGAGGAAAGAAAATTgttgatgaaaaataaaatattaaaatattatttcccCCTAATTTTAAGTATGATTAAATGAATTATTCCACATCAACATATTTAAAGAGATTACTGTAAAAATCTCTCAATCTAAGAGCGTGAGATACCATGGTCTTACAATCTTAATTTTACACTCTTATTTGAAAAGTGTgaaactataaaatatttttataattaattaaataaatattttcaattttcttaaaaatatatactaatataaataaatacccAATTTTAAATGATACACAGATTCAAACAAGAGTAGTAAGATTGAAAGAAAAGTAAAGACCCATCACTTAACAGACCATAATATATATAAGCAATCAATGAACCAACATTGAAGTGATTACGAAATGTTAAGCTTTCCAAGACCCAAATCCTCCTTGTAGAGTTTCCAGCGAACATTAGCTAATGCAAGTTTCTCTTGAGCTCCAACCCAATTCACATTAGCCTGCTTGATTTCACTTTCTAGTTTTTTCCATTCTTCTAAATCTTTGGAAGCTTCTTTATTGCTTTTctccaactcaaccaaaacagaCTTCTTTCGAGCAACAACAACCTCCTTCTGTTTAATTAAGAGTTGAATTTCAGCCtctaatttttcttcttctgttGAAAGTCTTAAGAATTCAGCCTCTTTGGAACTTAGCTCCTCATGCCTCTGTGCCAATTTTGCATCAAGATCAGCAGTTTTCTCTGACAGAGATGTTCGACGAGCTTGAGCAGTTTCTGCAGTGGTTATAACCATAGGAACACTCTCTTTAAATTCTGCTAAGCAAGAAAGAAGACCTTGCAAAATTGTCTTCTCATTCAAATCCttactatgttgaatgagtgtAAGGATAATTCCCTCAATATTGCCATAGGCATTAGCTAGTTGTATAGCTTCTAATGGCATATTAAGGAACCCTTTTAATGCTTCTTTTTGTTGCTGAACATCAGGTTTAGATGCTTGGTTTGACATGGAGGTTTCGCTGCTCATAGTTCTAGTCCTGCTTGCAAGTTCTGTCAAGAGACCTTTAGATGTTGCATGCACATCTTGGGAAGATTTTACAGGCTCAGAGGGAGGATCCTGCCATGCAAACAAAACAGATACTGAAACTTTAAAATATCAGATTTAGGTGACAAAGGCAAAACATCTGTGTAGTTTTCTATTTGAGTAGGACTGTAGAAGGCGGAGGAATCCGcctgattcaattttaaatcggACTGATCAACTGCTCACCCTAAAAATAATTACCTTTGGAAGAATCTTTGTCTCAACAGTCACTGAAGGAGGAGGTGATGACTTGATGACTTCCTTATCACTGGTGGGAGTAGCAGTAGCTTGAATGCCTTCTTTGGTCTGGTTCAGTGGTTTAGTGTCTACTTTTGCTTTAGTATCAACTACTTTTTCAGATGAAGGAACCTGGCTTGTTGGTGGTGCAGCCACTGGCTCAGATGGTTTAGTTTCATCCTTAGCCTCTTGCTTTTTAGGTTCAGGCTTTGAGTAATGCTTGACACTACGAACAAGAATCTCAACTTCAAGTATAAGGGTGTCGCCCACAAGATAACCTTCAgcagaattttttattttgctaaGAGGAATAAAAGATGTGAAACCCCAATCTTTATCAAATGCTTTGAATACATGTTCTGTATCTGCAAAAACATGAGAGGAAAATACAGTGTTATGGGCATTCTTAGCAcaatctaaaaattttaatttttagactaAATTGAGATTAAATTGACACTTTTAggttaatttgaataaaaatgtaaaatggGCTGAATTAAACACACTCAATAAATATAGGGGTGGAATTgaaatttaatcttttttatttGGACAAAGATAGATAAACAGATAAATATTGGTGTGTATATGTAAATATGCTAAATGAGAGTACATTTTCTAACAGTTAGACTgttattgatttgattaacaactgcAAGGTTAAATTCTGCATCTCTGCTCCATCCTTGCGGCAAACTTGTTGAGTCAGCGACTTCCAAGTACATTGATAAATAATCCACTTTATTTCCTTTGGGGAAAACAAGCAAACACCTGCcaaaaaaagtaaaaagggaaaataatatttattctgtataaatttaattttataaaaaatttaaaattaagagattaattgATAAGTattctcatattaaaaatattatattaaatatatcaaaatctacatgagattttaaaaaaaatatactaattatttgtcctatgaatttattaataaattttttaaaatattaaaaatattttaatatattttttaaaattataaaaattaattaattaatttttcattttaacctCAATTGCATcagaaagataaaaataaataaataaataataatttgaggAGAAGAGATGAAGGATACCATTGACAACCGCCAGCATAGAAAACCTCAGAATGAAGTTCTTTTGGAGTCAATGTGGAGAAATTGTTAATTCTCCACGTGAATTTAAATGGAGTTGCATCCCCCATGTTAATTGCTCTAATTCctgcataataaaaaaattcacttttattatttaaaataaaaaaatatcaattctttgtaatttaaaaaattgattttaaaaaaaattaaaatcttatataattttataaaaattcatttaaattatttttcataaaatgaataggataaagttaattattttgataataataataataaattaatgcaaataattcaaaatagttataattataaaatattttgataataatGACCGTACGACCACTGTCGCTCCAATCATAGTCGAATTTTATAGGAGATTGAGACCCACAACTCATTAAAATTCACTATATAAATTAGCTTATTAGTGCGCAATTCAATCCACGATCGAGTAGGCCGGACCGATCAGGATCCGAACTCATCAAAGAGGGATCCAGCTCATTTGACACGCGACGGAACAGTAGGGGAACGAACCTGACTATACCACGGTCTTATCAGTACGAGCGCTAAAAGGAATTAAATGATCGTTTGATGATGGGAAAAGGGAGATacattctgtaatacccggctagactccggtatcggaattcctaccgtccggtggaatctcggatgtcggagacctctagaagggtagaatcatgttttatgaaatgttttcatgtttttaatggttttgagtatgaaattgaatgagtttttacaagaaaagtccttggaggaaaacccaggttcggccgccgaaagtcaagttcggccgccgaacatgcatgcgttttggaggcatgttaggcccccgaaagcatgagtgagggaagtccaggttcggccgccgaacctcatgttcggccgccgaacatggcatgcatgcggaggcacattcggcccccgaacgtggtctggccagccactataaaagggtcccttagccgaaaacgggcgagcttttccccattttcggccaaggtgagctttccgccgtccctcacccatttttgatgttcttcctctaaatctttcaagattttcacttgttttcacttggttttgaagatttaaacttttgaaacaagttttggagctttgggaacccaggagctcattttcgtggatctccaagtttaggtcgtctctctctcgatcttcaagaggtaagagccgatcttaagctccttgaatgttttaagcaagtttttatgagttctatgggtagaaatgcatgctaggttaatgttgatgttttgaacaatgtgtgtggattttgtgtgtttgaagtgttgtagttggggtatatgactgcttgagacccctaggaacttgtatgcatgttttagttgagatttatgcatgatttaaggtttggaggcgaaatgtgcaaagggagccaagtttctgcccttggcagaaaccaggttcggcagccgaaggcactttcggccgccgaacatggttggGAAGGCagccctttggctgccgaagttgcccccgaaagggagactttcgtctctgtcgggcagtttcggccgccgaaagtgccgccgaacatgcatgagtttcgtctctgtctgggagtttcggccgccgaaggtgccgccgaacttgcctgactttcggctctggagggactttcggccgccgaacctgccgccgaaagtgccctgttcagccatttcttgcatgtttttatgtgatgttttcaggatgc
This sequence is a window from Manihot esculenta cultivar AM560-2 chromosome 4, M.esculenta_v8, whole genome shotgun sequence. Protein-coding genes within it:
- the LOC110607316 gene encoding MATH domain and coiled-coil domain-containing protein At3g58270 — translated: MGDATPFKFTWRINNFSTLTPKELHSEVFYAGGCQWCLLVFPKGNKVDYLSMYLEVADSTSLPQGWSRDAEFNLAVVNQINNSLTVRKYTEHVFKAFDKDWGFTSFIPLSKIKNSAEGYLVGDTLILEVEILVRSVKHYSKPEPKKQEAKDETKPSEPVAAPPTSQVPSSEKVVDTKAKVDTKPLNQTKEGIQATATPTSDKEVIKSSPPPSVTVETKILPKDPPSEPVKSSQDVHATSKGLLTELASRTRTMSSETSMSNQASKPDVQQQKEALKGFLNMPLEAIQLANAYGNIEGIILTLIQHSKDLNEKTILQGLLSCLAEFKESVPMVITTAETAQARRTSLSEKTADLDAKLAQRHEELSSKEAEFLRLSTEEEKLEAEIQLLIKQKEVVVARKKSVLVELEKSNKEASKDLEEWKKLESEIKQANVNWVGAQEKLALANVRWKLYKEDLGLGKLNIS